A single genomic interval of Thermus antranikianii DSM 12462 harbors:
- the groL gene encoding chaperonin GroEL (60 kDa chaperone family; promotes refolding of misfolded polypeptides especially under stressful conditions; forms two stacked rings of heptamers to form a barrel-shaped 14mer; ends can be capped by GroES; misfolded proteins enter the barrel where they are refolded when GroES binds): MAKILVFDEAARRALERGVNAVADAVKVTLGPRGRNVVLEKKFGSPTITKDGVTVAKEIELENHLENIGAQLLKEVASKTNDVAGDGTTTATVLAQAIVREGLKNVAAGANPLALKRGIEKAVEAAVEKIRSLAIPVEDRKAIEEVATISANDPDVGKLIADAMEKVGKEGIITVEESKSLETELKFVEGYQFDKGYISPYFITNPDAMEAVLEDAFILIVEKKVSNVRELLPILEQVAQTGKPLLLIAEDVEGEALATLVVNKLRGTLNVAAVKAPGFGDRRKEMLKDIAAVTGGTVISEELGFKLENATLSMLGRAERVRITKDETTIVGGKGKKEDIEARINGIKKELETTDSEYAKEKLQERLAKLAGGVAVIRVGAATETELKEKKHRFEDALNATRAAVEEGIVPGGGVALLRAISAVDELLKKLDGDEATGAKIVRRALEEPARQIAENAGYEGSVVVQKILSETKNLRLGFNAATGEYVDMVEAGIVDPAKVTRSALQNAASIGSLILTTEAVVAEKPEKKESTPATTGGGDMDF; the protein is encoded by the coding sequence ATGGCGAAGATCCTGGTGTTTGACGAAGCAGCCCGCCGGGCCTTGGAGCGCGGCGTGAATGCGGTAGCCGATGCGGTGAAGGTAACCCTGGGCCCCCGGGGCCGGAACGTGGTCCTGGAGAAGAAGTTCGGCTCCCCCACCATCACCAAGGACGGGGTGACGGTGGCCAAGGAGATCGAGCTGGAGAACCACCTGGAGAACATCGGGGCCCAGCTCCTCAAGGAGGTGGCCTCCAAGACCAACGACGTGGCCGGTGACGGTACCACCACCGCCACCGTCTTGGCCCAGGCCATCGTGCGGGAGGGCCTGAAGAACGTGGCCGCTGGCGCCAACCCCCTGGCCCTCAAGCGGGGCATCGAGAAGGCGGTGGAGGCGGCGGTGGAGAAGATCCGCTCCTTGGCCATCCCCGTGGAGGACCGCAAGGCCATCGAGGAGGTGGCCACCATCTCCGCCAACGACCCTGACGTGGGCAAGCTGATCGCCGACGCCATGGAGAAGGTGGGGAAGGAGGGGATCATCACCGTCGAGGAGTCCAAGAGCCTGGAGACCGAGCTGAAGTTCGTGGAGGGGTACCAGTTTGACAAGGGGTACATCTCCCCCTACTTCATCACCAACCCCGACGCCATGGAGGCGGTCCTCGAGGACGCCTTCATCCTCATCGTGGAGAAGAAGGTCTCCAACGTGCGCGAACTCCTCCCCATCCTGGAGCAGGTGGCCCAGACGGGTAAGCCCCTCCTCCTGATCGCCGAGGACGTGGAGGGCGAGGCCCTGGCCACCCTGGTGGTCAACAAGCTCCGGGGCACCCTGAACGTGGCTGCGGTGAAGGCTCCCGGCTTCGGTGATCGCCGCAAGGAGATGCTGAAGGATATCGCCGCCGTCACCGGTGGTACCGTCATCTCCGAGGAGCTTGGCTTCAAGCTGGAGAACGCCACCCTCTCCATGCTGGGCCGGGCCGAAAGGGTGCGGATCACCAAGGACGAGACCACCATCGTGGGCGGCAAGGGCAAGAAGGAGGACATCGAGGCCCGCATCAACGGCATCAAGAAGGAGCTGGAGACCACGGACAGCGAGTACGCCAAGGAGAAGCTCCAGGAGCGCCTGGCCAAGCTGGCGGGGGGTGTGGCGGTGATCCGGGTGGGGGCCGCCACCGAAACCGAGCTCAAGGAGAAGAAGCACCGCTTTGAGGACGCCCTGAACGCCACCCGGGCCGCGGTGGAGGAGGGCATCGTCCCGGGCGGCGGTGTGGCGCTCCTCAGGGCCATCAGCGCCGTGGACGAGCTCCTTAAGAAGCTGGACGGGGACGAGGCCACCGGGGCCAAGATCGTGCGGCGGGCCCTGGAGGAGCCTGCTCGTCAGATCGCGGAGAACGCGGGTTACGAGGGCTCCGTGGTGGTCCAGAAGATCCTCTCCGAGACCAAGAACCTCCGCCTGGGCTTCAACGCCGCCACCGGGGAGTACGTGGACATGGTGGAAGCGGGCATCGTGGACCCCGCCAAGGTGACCCGCTCTGCCCTGCAGAACGCTGCCTCCATCGGCTCCCTCATCCTCACCACCGAGGCGGTGGTGGCGGAGAAGCCCGAGAAGAAGGAGTCCACCCCCGCCACCACGGGCGGCGGCGACATGGACTTCTAA